The following proteins come from a genomic window of Gottfriedia acidiceleris:
- a CDS encoding Ger(x)C family spore germination protein, producing MKKVLSLILLLPLLTGCWDRLELNKLHLVDVNGFDLDDKTGEVKALFLVTKLKSTGQGTGDPISVMKELKGPSVAEAIGEWEFTDQSPFIGISTRVYLISQSFAMNHPVSELDFLLSAPYSSINTPLIVVDGDLSKIMKTSSSHNKEFTKELNEFIISMEKNRTIPTVSMMNFIQSRNEPCSDLALPMLSPINSDFELSGALLFRNGSPTGKKLDRDQVKMMMLLEGGNTGRQRFTGNFLKKHGDKSSSDMSFKNNYGFTVKRNFSKIILSNTASKLPKISIKVQLQVSAFELGEEGHKLKPNYARVEKVLNKHFEEMAMETIKTMQSANSDVLGIGKELKAFHPKVWKSLNWRKDYPRISIEPKFDISLLNSK from the coding sequence ATGAAAAAAGTCTTATCTTTAATTCTATTATTGCCACTATTGACTGGATGTTGGGATCGATTGGAATTAAATAAGCTTCATTTAGTTGATGTAAATGGTTTTGACCTGGACGACAAAACAGGTGAAGTTAAAGCATTATTCCTCGTTACGAAGCTTAAAAGCACTGGACAGGGAACTGGAGATCCAATCTCAGTAATGAAGGAGCTAAAAGGACCAAGTGTAGCAGAAGCAATCGGAGAATGGGAATTTACTGATCAGTCACCTTTTATAGGGATTAGTACGAGGGTCTATTTGATAAGCCAGAGCTTTGCAATGAATCATCCAGTTTCCGAACTTGATTTTTTACTCAGTGCTCCATATTCATCTATTAATACGCCATTAATCGTAGTTGATGGAGATTTGTCAAAGATAATGAAAACATCATCAAGTCACAATAAAGAGTTTACAAAAGAATTGAATGAGTTTATTATCTCAATGGAGAAGAACAGAACAATTCCAACAGTTTCAATGATGAATTTTATCCAATCCCGCAATGAACCGTGCTCTGATTTAGCGTTACCAATGTTAAGTCCTATTAATTCTGACTTCGAATTAAGTGGTGCCTTATTATTCCGCAATGGTTCACCTACAGGGAAAAAACTTGATAGAGATCAAGTTAAAATGATGATGTTACTAGAAGGTGGAAACACAGGAAGGCAAAGATTTACAGGAAATTTCTTAAAAAAACATGGTGATAAATCATCTTCTGATATGTCGTTCAAAAATAATTATGGGTTTACGGTCAAAAGAAATTTTTCAAAAATCATCCTTTCCAATACGGCAAGTAAATTACCGAAAATTAGTATTAAAGTTCAGTTACAAGTCAGTGCTTTCGAGCTTGGAGAAGAAGGACATAAGTTAAAGCCTAATTATGCTCGAGTGGAAAAAGTTCTTAATAAACATTTTGAAGAAATGGCTATGGAAACGATTAAGACTATGCAATCAGCAAACTCAGACGTTCTAGGGATTGGAAAGGAATTAAAAGCATTCCATCCAAAAGTTTGGAAATCTTTAAATTGGAGAAAAGATTATCCACGAATATCGATTGAACCGAAATTTGATATCAGCCTTCTTAATTCGAAATAA
- a CDS encoding GerAB/ArcD/ProY family transporter gives MIQLKKVSINQLVCLVILNQVGVSVLSIPYKMSQLSGYDSWMSIIIGGVIAQIGILIIYQLGKSYPDRPFQQYISTIIGKPLGSIINFLFAAYCAESCLMVIISYSDVINRWLLFETPWFVLIGLLVMISGYIASSTLRSISTLTQSIMVMFLICFVIVFISGFGKGDLRHFLPIGTHGIAPILKGALPSFWAYAGYELLLYVFPFVKCNKKKDIFIATSVANGITTFFYVFIAFVVTYNFSENQLNFIPEPMVFILRKFRWPVVQSLDILFITIWLSVTLVTAYIYLFLSARYLAFLGKKENRNHPLLVWIIAIVCFGAGLFFSNRQWIPKFSEYHNIATEFMIMGVPSLLLLISFVKERVAKK, from the coding sequence TTGATACAATTAAAAAAGGTTTCCATTAATCAACTTGTTTGCCTTGTTATACTAAACCAAGTAGGTGTCAGTGTTTTATCAATTCCATATAAAATGTCTCAATTATCAGGCTATGACTCTTGGATGTCCATTATCATTGGAGGTGTAATTGCTCAAATTGGAATCTTGATTATCTATCAACTTGGAAAAAGTTATCCCGACAGACCTTTTCAACAATACATATCGACTATTATTGGAAAGCCACTAGGATCGATCATAAACTTTCTATTTGCAGCATACTGTGCAGAATCCTGTTTAATGGTCATCATTTCATATTCTGATGTCATTAATCGATGGTTGTTATTTGAAACACCTTGGTTTGTACTAATTGGATTATTGGTCATGATTTCCGGGTACATCGCTTCATCAACTCTTCGATCAATCTCGACCCTTACACAGTCAATAATGGTTATGTTTCTGATTTGTTTCGTGATCGTCTTTATTAGTGGCTTCGGAAAAGGAGACTTGCGTCATTTTTTGCCAATTGGTACTCATGGGATTGCTCCTATACTAAAAGGTGCTTTGCCATCATTTTGGGCGTATGCTGGATACGAACTTCTCCTGTATGTATTTCCATTTGTAAAATGTAATAAAAAGAAAGATATTTTTATTGCGACTTCAGTTGCGAATGGAATAACGACTTTTTTTTATGTTTTTATAGCGTTTGTTGTGACGTACAACTTTAGTGAAAATCAATTAAATTTCATTCCAGAGCCAATGGTCTTTATTCTACGTAAGTTCAGATGGCCAGTCGTTCAAAGTCTAGATATTCTCTTTATCACAATCTGGCTATCTGTGACGCTTGTAACAGCTTATATTTACTTATTTTTGTCCGCCCGTTATTTAGCATTTCTCGGTAAAAAAGAAAATCGTAACCACCCACTTTTAGTATGGATAATAGCAATTGTATGCTTCGGGGCAGGACTATTCTTCTCAAACAGACAGTGGATTCCCAAATTTTCCGAGTATCATAATATAGCAACAGAATTTATGATTATGGGCGTACCTTCATTACTTCTACTAATATCCTTTGTAAAAGAAAGGGTGGCGAAAAAATGA
- a CDS encoding S8 family serine peptidase, translating into MKNGTLKAFKVMSTAALTSLIFTSFSVFAENNDISFQNPTDEIAEQGTPIVVQRNTDTDQENSLYKDTQNQDVQNEDAQTNNYKPDELVHLIVQVDEPSENEVTAQNKQALYTEKQDSVIDQLTKEKKSKSNDTMKVKHRYFEGFNGFSVETEYKNIKEIQSMPGVTHVSVARTYKENMAASKELVQAQKVWEQYGYKGEGLVVGVVDSGIDYTHKDMKLSDDAKAKERWTQDKMNQKMAQTDVNEIWYSDKVPTGYDWADNDTNVIPGPKGSPHGTHVSGTIGANGDETKDGVVGIAPGVQLLAEKVFSDNASGAYEDDIIAGIEHAVTMGADVINMSLGTDSGYVDEEYDPIQKAIREATEQGTLVVVAAGNSAYSTQNLLVPSTLRPYAQDPDIGTVGAPGVSPYALSVASYENTKMHVYALGDESGLSVPFRDQTQFAPSYNFKVSNNLIADQSYDMVYVGEGKSATNYPKGKTGYIAVVKLLNQYSTVSSIQFTAKAAGAKAIIMIPPAGWSDYTSLPVTPTAVPTASTSKVLGEALLNKMQNMPSGQYLSLKYKGGTYVDNPAKDTMSYFSSMGAPHTLDFKPEISAPGGNIYSTIPGNSYEVMSGTSMATPHVAGGSALLLQALYEKGLTHSEDTVLKAKLALMNTANVVIDPRTNGEVPYSPRIQGSGLMKIQNAINTPVIVTARNTPLEKAGAVALKEIGQNTSFKLNMVAFDAPKGKNNSADIEYNVYVDLLKDRTETKEFDFNGDGQTEPRDYLSLTSERISGAIVTVNDNIVSDKTGALVKIKPGQTKMLTVNVSLPDSLKKNSFVEGFVRLVPVSKDQDKAVSLSIPYMGFYGKWDELRNIDSPAWDHDNFTGHTALWDDMTEGGAPLGYTGKGFKLNHIAYSPNYINNGIFAGFTALRNLEKVESSIEDKDGNLIKYLGDFSEYSGTGQPFKFSKNIMSYGVYNYDGYKWDMKDPSTGQYVPDGTYQYVLKTTLDYPNARPQIVKMPMIVDSIPPKISDIKVTPKNGKYEVSWNAEDNASDYNSAVIYVNGVSYTPSLEAKSQIVNTEPKSIVILGIDYAGNVSWTTWGDPSYIKYTMAIQTWNVSPTVGVNQNKPVKINGYAYNRGDWTINVKNSSGQIVETSYLKNEHTLHANWVPDKNLPNGTYSITLDLVTKDGFKVTSTPKTVTVVQ; encoded by the coding sequence CAAAATCAAGATGTTCAAAATGAAGATGCTCAAACAAATAACTATAAACCAGACGAACTTGTTCATTTAATCGTACAAGTAGATGAGCCTTCGGAAAACGAGGTTACAGCTCAAAATAAACAAGCTTTATATACAGAAAAGCAAGACTCAGTTATCGATCAATTAACGAAAGAAAAAAAATCTAAATCGAATGATACAATGAAAGTTAAACATCGTTATTTTGAAGGATTTAACGGATTCAGCGTAGAAACAGAGTACAAAAATATAAAAGAGATTCAGTCTATGCCAGGGGTTACACATGTTTCTGTGGCTAGAACATACAAGGAAAATATGGCAGCAAGTAAGGAATTAGTACAAGCTCAAAAAGTTTGGGAGCAATATGGTTATAAAGGTGAAGGACTTGTTGTTGGAGTTGTTGATTCGGGGATTGATTATACCCACAAAGATATGAAACTATCTGATGATGCGAAAGCAAAAGAAAGATGGACTCAAGATAAAATGAATCAAAAAATGGCACAGACCGATGTAAACGAAATTTGGTACTCTGATAAAGTTCCAACAGGCTATGACTGGGCAGACAACGATACGAATGTTATTCCTGGTCCAAAAGGAAGCCCGCATGGTACACATGTGTCTGGAACAATTGGAGCAAATGGTGACGAAACGAAGGATGGAGTAGTTGGTATTGCACCTGGAGTTCAGCTTTTAGCTGAGAAAGTATTTTCAGATAATGCAAGCGGAGCCTACGAGGATGATATTATTGCTGGTATAGAGCATGCTGTCACCATGGGAGCAGATGTTATTAATATGAGCTTGGGCACAGATTCGGGTTATGTTGATGAAGAGTATGATCCAATTCAAAAAGCGATCCGCGAAGCGACAGAACAGGGGACACTAGTAGTCGTAGCAGCAGGAAATTCAGCATACAGTACGCAGAATTTATTAGTTCCATCTACATTAAGACCATATGCACAAGATCCTGATATTGGAACAGTCGGCGCACCAGGTGTGAGTCCATATGCATTATCAGTTGCTTCTTATGAAAATACGAAAATGCATGTGTATGCATTAGGTGATGAAAGTGGTCTATCAGTACCTTTCCGAGATCAAACTCAATTTGCACCTTCTTATAATTTTAAGGTTTCAAATAATCTAATAGCAGATCAGAGCTATGATATGGTATATGTGGGTGAAGGAAAGAGTGCTACAAATTATCCTAAAGGTAAAACTGGCTATATTGCAGTAGTAAAACTATTAAACCAATATAGTACTGTTTCATCCATCCAATTTACAGCAAAGGCTGCTGGAGCAAAGGCTATTATTATGATTCCACCAGCGGGTTGGTCAGATTATACTAGTCTACCAGTAACGCCAACTGCAGTACCTACTGCTTCAACAAGTAAAGTTCTAGGTGAAGCCTTATTAAACAAAATGCAAAATATGCCAAGCGGTCAATATTTAAGTTTAAAATATAAAGGTGGCACTTATGTAGATAATCCAGCAAAAGACACGATGTCTTATTTTTCATCAATGGGTGCTCCACATACATTAGATTTTAAACCAGAAATTTCTGCTCCTGGTGGAAATATCTATTCTACTATACCAGGTAATAGTTATGAAGTGATGAGTGGTACATCGATGGCAACACCTCATGTTGCAGGTGGCTCGGCTTTATTATTACAAGCACTTTATGAAAAAGGATTAACACATTCAGAAGATACTGTTTTAAAAGCAAAACTGGCTTTAATGAATACAGCTAATGTTGTCATTGATCCAAGAACAAACGGTGAAGTTCCTTATTCACCACGTATTCAAGGTTCTGGCTTAATGAAAATTCAAAATGCGATCAATACACCAGTTATTGTCACAGCTAGAAACACACCGTTAGAAAAAGCTGGAGCTGTTGCATTAAAGGAAATTGGACAAAATACAAGCTTTAAATTAAATATGGTAGCATTTGACGCTCCTAAAGGGAAAAATAATAGTGCTGATATTGAATACAATGTCTATGTTGATTTATTAAAAGACAGAACTGAAACGAAAGAATTTGATTTTAATGGTGATGGGCAAACAGAACCAAGAGACTATTTATCATTAACAAGCGAACGTATTAGTGGTGCAATTGTTACTGTCAATGATAATATTGTTTCAGACAAAACAGGTGCTTTAGTTAAAATTAAGCCAGGTCAAACGAAAATGCTGACGGTTAATGTTTCATTACCAGATTCCTTAAAGAAAAATAGTTTTGTAGAAGGATTTGTTCGTCTCGTACCAGTATCGAAGGATCAAGATAAAGCTGTTTCTCTATCTATACCTTATATGGGATTCTATGGAAAATGGGATGAACTACGTAATATCGATTCACCGGCTTGGGATCATGATAACTTTACAGGACATACTGCACTTTGGGATGATATGACAGAAGGTGGTGCGCCGTTAGGATATACTGGAAAAGGATTTAAGCTGAATCATATTGCTTATTCGCCAAATTATATTAATAATGGAATCTTTGCGGGATTCACAGCCTTACGTAATTTAGAAAAAGTTGAATCCTCTATTGAAGATAAAGATGGAAACCTCATTAAATATTTAGGAGACTTTAGTGAATATTCAGGAACTGGGCAGCCATTTAAATTTAGTAAAAATATAATGTCATATGGGGTTTATAATTATGACGGTTATAAATGGGATATGAAAGACCCGTCAACTGGACAATATGTTCCAGACGGTACCTACCAATATGTGTTAAAAACAACTTTGGATTATCCAAACGCAAGACCACAGATTGTAAAAATGCCAATGATCGTTGATTCCATTCCTCCAAAAATTTCAGATATTAAAGTTACGCCAAAGAATGGAAAATATGAAGTTAGCTGGAATGCGGAAGATAATGCAAGTGACTATAATTCTGCCGTAATTTATGTAAATGGAGTATCCTATACACCGAGCCTTGAGGCAAAATCTCAAATTGTCAATACCGAACCGAAGAGCATTGTTATTTTAGGAATTGATTATGCAGGAAATGTATCTTGGACTACTTGGGGAGATCCAAGTTATATTAAATATACTATGGCTATTCAAACGTGGAATGTATCTCCGACTGTTGGTGTTAACCAAAACAAACCAGTAAAAATTAATGGATATGCGTATAACCGAGGTGACTGGACGATTAATGTGAAAAATTCAAGCGGGCAAATTGTTGAAACATCCTACTTGAAAAATGAACATACATTGCATGCAAACTGGGTACCTGATAAAAACCTTCCAAATGGCACATATTCGATCACATTAGACCTTGTGACAAAGGATGGTTTTAAAGTAACATCGACACCTAAAACAGTAACAGTTGTTCAATAA
- a CDS encoding spore germination protein: MIADRNLDKNEISLRELLFNSSDFKSSNFGTSERSYRLFYLDSMIDESVVQEHIIRPLLHNTTDSIREVVSILDYSETEILSVAAQALVDGKTVVQIKGESNLYLLRAELIKERSVNVPINERVLRGSHKALNENLNTNLNIIRNLVATPDLVIKYYQVGRKSNTKLAILYLQSLANEVVLKEFEHRISKINTDYIEAPGFFQELIQDNKFSLFPKMLVSERPDRILSYLMEGKITFLIDGTPEGVIVPVSFWAFFQTPDDYQVGWLFGSVLRFLRIFCFIIAISLPGAYVALVTFDPRVLPLDLALTLQSSMQFVSMPPILEAITMLFILEILKEATVRLPNPVGQTIGVVGGILIGTVVVQSNLISNMMVVIVALTGIASFIIPSYEMSNTARLLAYPFILMAALFGLIGLEVSFLLILTHLARMNTMGIPYFYTSFNGDTIKDTLFRAPIKSMKKRQVESLAKDESSKSKPKGETN; the protein is encoded by the coding sequence ATGATAGCTGACCGAAATTTAGATAAAAATGAGATTTCACTTCGGGAATTGCTATTTAATAGTTCTGACTTTAAATCAAGCAATTTTGGCACTAGTGAACGAAGTTATCGCCTATTTTATTTAGATTCAATGATTGATGAGTCAGTAGTTCAAGAACATATTATTCGTCCTTTACTTCATAACACAACAGATAGTATACGTGAAGTTGTCTCAATTCTCGATTACAGTGAAACGGAAATTCTTTCTGTAGCAGCACAAGCTCTTGTTGATGGGAAGACGGTTGTTCAAATCAAAGGTGAATCAAATCTCTATTTACTTAGAGCAGAGCTTATTAAAGAACGCTCTGTGAACGTTCCAATAAATGAGCGAGTTTTACGTGGCTCTCACAAAGCCTTGAATGAAAATCTAAATACGAATCTAAATATTATCCGAAATCTAGTTGCCACTCCAGATCTTGTGATTAAGTATTATCAAGTTGGCCGTAAATCGAACACGAAATTAGCTATACTTTATTTGCAGTCCCTAGCAAACGAGGTAGTTTTAAAGGAATTTGAACATAGAATTTCTAAAATTAATACTGATTACATTGAAGCACCTGGCTTTTTTCAGGAACTTATTCAAGATAATAAATTCTCTCTATTTCCAAAAATGCTCGTATCTGAAAGACCAGATCGAATACTATCTTATTTAATGGAAGGGAAAATCACTTTTTTAATCGATGGTACACCAGAGGGAGTAATCGTTCCTGTCTCGTTCTGGGCATTCTTTCAAACTCCTGATGACTACCAGGTAGGCTGGCTATTCGGTAGCGTTTTAAGATTTTTACGAATTTTCTGTTTTATTATTGCTATTAGTTTACCTGGTGCTTATGTGGCACTCGTTACCTTTGATCCGCGAGTTCTTCCACTAGATCTTGCACTGACTCTTCAAAGCTCTATGCAGTTCGTTTCAATGCCACCTATTCTAGAGGCTATAACAATGCTATTCATACTTGAAATTCTAAAGGAAGCAACTGTCCGTTTACCAAATCCTGTAGGTCAGACAATCGGGGTTGTAGGTGGTATTTTAATCGGCACAGTTGTTGTTCAGTCTAATCTAATTTCAAACATGATGGTAGTGATAGTAGCGCTTACGGGGATTGCTTCCTTTATCATCCCTTCATATGAAATGAGTAATACAGCTCGTTTATTAGCTTATCCCTTTATCTTAATGGCTGCTTTATTCGGGCTAATCGGTTTGGAAGTTTCATTTCTATTGATTCTGACACATTTAGCAAGAATGAATACAATGGGTATTCCCTACTTTTATACGTCGTTTAATGGCGATACGATTAAAGATACTCTTTTCAGGGCACCGATTAAGAGCATGAAAAAACGACAAGTTGAAAGCTTGGCTAAGGACGAGAGTAGTAAAAGTAAGCCAAAGGGGGAGACAAATTGA